Below is a genomic region from Zavarzinella sp..
CAACCCCGGTGTACTATTTGCATTACGTCACTTCGTAGAACAGGTGGGGCCTGCCTTACCTGCCACTTTGTTCCATGGCATGCGTGCCAGCATCATTCCCATGCCGCAGGTATCTGTAATTCCGGCAAACATCAGCCCCGCACCGACAAAAGCGGAAAGGCCGATAAAATAAGGACTTACGAGATATCCCAGCACCGCACCGATCAGCACCAGTGCCCCGGCTGCGATACGCACCTGACGTTCGAGCGAAATTGCCTTTTTGCCACGATTCACCGGTAGGCCACATTCAGCCCATGCCATCGTGCCGCCTTCCACGTTCACCACGTTCGTCAGGCCGGCAGCCAGAAACTTCTCGCAAGCTTGTTTGCCACGGCTGCCTGATCGGCAAATCAAATATAGCGGCTGGTCGGCGTTGCCATTGCGTTCTGCCACAATTGCCTTGGGATCGAGGTCCGAAAGTGGCACGTTGCGGGCAAAAGTACAGTGCATTTCGCGAAACTCCACTGGTGTTCGTACGTCAATCACTTCGACGTTCTGACCAGCATTTTTCTTCGCTGCTAATTCCTGCGGGCTGATTGTTACCACATCCATTGCATATTCTCCTTAATAAGTGAATGAATTCTCATCTTTTGCCAATTACTGTTCCGTGGGTGCAAAACGCTCGCGAATGCACCCAAAAAGCTTCTCGAGGCACGGTTCTGTGATCTTGTAATAAACATTGCGGCCATCCCGCTCGGGTGCCAGCAGACTACAACGCTGCATCAGACGTAAGTGCCCTGAGGCAATGTTGTTAGGGATTTCGCAGTGTTCTGCGAGTTCCCCCACGGTCAGGCGATTTGCCAGCAGCAATTCCACAATCCGCAAGCGGTGGGGGTGTGCCAGTATTTTCAGGCACTCTGCCGCATTCGCCAATTTTTCCAGATCAATCATGGTGCCCCTATCTCTATCGGTCTATATAACAATATATCTAGAGTTCTAGATATGTCAAGAGAAAGATATTTTATTTTTCTTATCTTTTTCGCTTCTCTGTAACTTCACCCACCGGCATCTTGAAGCAAAACGAAACGCGCCACAAGATATTTTGAAGTGAGTCACAATTTCATCTGCACCAACATGTTCCATTGGAGCGTGCCTTTGATTACCTTGAAACGTTGTTATGCCCCACTGTGGGCAATTTCTGCACTGTTCTGTGCTGCACTGTCGCCCGCACTTCAAGCGGAAGAGCCGAAAACCCTGAAGCTCGGTGGGATTCCACAATACACCCTCACCAACTACCAGGTGGCACTATCCCGCGATGGGAAACAGCTTGCTTACCGCACTGGCGTGAACACTATCAGCATTTTTGACCCTGTCACAGGGAAGTTGAATCGGGAAGTAACGATCGATCAGAAGGAAATCGGCGAATCGCTTTCTTTTACTGCCGATGGAAAGGAATTGGTGTTTACATCGATGCAGAAAGTGAATCGATTTGATGCCACCACCGGTAAGTTATTACTGAGTACCGGTGGGAAAGAATTCTACAACATTCATCGGTTTGTGTGGAACGATGATGCTACCAGCATCATGTCTTATGATGATAACTTTCATTTTGGGCGAGTTCCCAAACAATTTTTCTGGAACAGCAAAGGAGAGATTGCCAACGAGGAAACGATTCAGCACACAGGGGTACGTTTTCAGGCAATTTCCGGCGACGGTAAAGTGGCTGTGATTGGATCAGGAAATCATCGCAAGGAAAAAGATACCGATTTGCCGCTGGAAGAGTATGTTGCAATCTGGAATGTGGCAACACGCAAGGAAAGAGCACGCATCCACCTGGGTAAAGGGGTCGCTCCGTCGTTTCTGGCTCTGAACCGCACCGGTCGATATTTGGTTACCTACACCAATTCACCCGATCAATTGGAATTGTGGGATACCAGATTCGCCCGCAGGATTGCCGCTCTGGGCAAGACTCCCCCCAGCATTTTTCGGTGCACCTTTTCTCCAGACGATTCCAAGTTCGCTATTCAGTCCGGCCAAGGTTACATTGGCGTGTTCGAAACTGAAACAGGTAAGAAGGTAATGGATTATCAGTTTGGTGGGCTGACGTGGGGTCTGTTTGGTAATGCAGCCGCAGGTGTTGGTTTTCTGGCCAATGGTGAAATTCTTGCGTGCTACGGTTCCCAAAATAGAGTCTTTATCAGAAACATCAGCCAGAAAGAGGCACCACCCGAACAGAAAGTGGTGGGGCACACAGCGAAGATTATTTACACTCACTGGTCGGAAGATGGAAAAACCCTTTTAACGGTGGGGTCCGACAAACAGGTGCTGCGCTGGGATACTGCCACAGGTAAATTGCTGGAAACCGTAGTGGTTGAAGAACCACAGCCAGCTTCCTGGTGGCAAGGTCCGGTAACGATCAGTCCGGATGGTAAATTCCTGGTAGTGCGTTCGGTTTCACTGGCGAAACTGTACGATCTGGAAGCAAAAAAAGAAGTGGCAACACTGGCTTTCAATACACGCCAATTTTACCCTCACTGGAAAGGGTTTTTCTTTTCGGAAGATGGCAAGAAAGTATTTGGCATGGGGGAAGCCCAGGAAAACCGAACCGATTTCAAAATTGTCATCTATGGTGGGGCAGTTTGCTGGAATACGGCCGATGGTTCCCATGTATCGGAATTCATTGATATGAGTGGCGGCGATTGGCAAAAAGCGTTCAATACCCAGTTTGGCAAAGAAAAGCTGATGGTGAATAAATCTGCCGAACAATTGCCCGCAATAGAGATTGGACAAACCATCCGCGATCCCTGGGCATCCAGCACCAATATCGGGGCACAATCGATGGGAAACAAAATAACTCTTGTGAAGAAAGCCACCAAGGAACCGATCTTTTCCACCACGCAAAACATTACGGGTGAAGGAGTCAGCATCAGTCCGGATGGCAAGCGGATTGCACTGCCGATGGCGGATTTCAGCGTTGTTCTGCTGGATCTGCCCACGGGGAAGTAAGCAGAGATTCATCGTTAAGATAAAACAGAAAATCAACATTATCACATTTGTTTGATAGTTATTTTTCCAGAATTCACAAAAAAACACTATTTGTCGCAAGTGTTGATGATTCAGTAGTTTGTGGAAATTCATTTCTCATAAAATCGTCCGGCTTGCCCACAAAATTTCACTTGCTTTTCTCTTCGTGGCAATATTAATATGTGCGTGGAAAGGTTTTCATGCTAACGGTATTTTGGGACCAACCTATTGATGCCGTTGCCATGTTCTCTTTTTTCACTCAATTGCTGCCCACCCTGTTGTTGGCACAGAACTTTCCTACAACAGGTTCATGATGATTCTCTTCCATCATTACGGAGTTTGAACAATGAAAAATTCTTTGAGAATGTGGTGTGTGTTTGCTGTTGTGGCAGGCACCTGTGTTGTTCCGGCAAGTACGTGGGCCCAGAGTAAGGCCACCGTTACCCCACGTGAACGCAAAGACAAGTTTGCTGCCGATCGCCACCAGAAGTTCGTGAAAATTGCTCAGGCAGGTGGTGTGGATGTGCTGTTTCTGGGTGATTCGATCACCCAGGGGTGGGAAGGAAATGGCAAAGAACAATGGGCAAAGCATTTTGCTCCGTTAAAAGCGGCAAATTTCGGCATAGGTGGGGATCGCACCGAAGATATTATCTGGCGAATCACCGAAGGTAAAGAACTGGAAGGCATTACCCCCAAGGTATGTGTGCTGATGATTGGCACCAACAATTCCGGTGCTAATACTCCGGAAGATATTGCTGCTGGTGTTACTAAAATTGTGGAACTGCTCCGCAGCAAAAAGCCAGAAATGAAGGTGCTGCTGCTGGGTGTATTCCCACGTTCGGGCGTGAATGCCAAAACCCTGAAAATGGCAGATCGCGTTGCCGCAGATGAACTGAACAAAAAGATCCCGGCAATCAACGAAATCATTAAGAAACTGGATGATGGCAAAATGGTGAAATACCTCGACATCAACAAGAAGTTCCTGAATGCCGATGGTGCGTTGCTGAAAAGCGTGATGCCCGATTTCCTGCACCTGTCGAAAGATGGATATGCCATCTGGGCAGAAGCAATCGTCAGCGAAGTAAATGCAATGCTGAAGTAATTTGCAACAAGGTTTTTCATCTTTTTCGTTATCTGCCTTACATTTCCCGTGCGGTAACAACAGCCTGTCCGGACCGTGGGGTCGAAATTCAGCCTGCGTAGCTGATTTCCCTTGAAATCAACCCCACATCATCGAAGATATTCTGTTGCACCAAAATCAACTAACGATAGAGGCACAGGAATCAAGGCATGCTTTACGATCAGATTCAGGAAGCGGTAGCAAAGATCCAGGCAACGTGGACCGGTACACCCACGATCGGCATTATTCTGGGTACTGGCCTGGGTGGATTGATAAAGGAAATCGATGTGCAGGCCAGCCTGCACTATTCAGAAATCCCCCACTTCCCGCAATCGACGGTGCAATCCCACAAAGGACAATTGTCGTTTGGCACGCTGGGTGGCAAAACCGTCGTGGCAATGGAAGGTCGTTTCCATTTCTATGAAGGCTATACCATGCAGCAGATCACCTTTCCTGTGCGGGTGATGAAGGCATTGGGTTGCACCACGTTAATTGTCAGCAATGCGTGCGGCGGGATGAATCCCCAGTATGAAAAAGGCGATATCATGGTCATTGAAGACCACATCAACCTGATGGGTGATAACCCACTGATTGGGCCCAATGATGAGCGCCTGGGCGAGCGTTTTCCTGATATGTGCCATGTCTACGACCCCGTGTTGTTGCGAGTGGCACGCACGGTAGCGATGGAAGAGCAGATCCGCTTACAGCAGGGGGTTTATGTGGCAGTATCTGGCCCCAACCTGGAAACGCGGGCCGAATATCGTTTCCTTCGCACCATTGGAGCCGATGTGGTTGGAATGTCAACGGTTCCCGAAGCGATTGTTGCTGTGCATGGCAAAATGAAAGTGCTGGGCTTCAGTGCCATTACAGATATGTGCCTGCCAGACGCACTGGAACCAGTCAGTCTGCCGGAAATCCTGGCCACTGCTGCAACTGCAGAGAAGTCGTTACGGAAGCTGGTGGGTAAGGTTGTGGCTAAGATCTGAAAACCAGAAGACAATCACTTTGGGTCAGCCGCACGCACCCATTTTTCATAATTTGATTAAAAGACGCCGAGCGACCATTCGCATGCACATACAAGATATATTCGAACGAGACAGCACCACATTCAGCTTTGAATTCTTCCCACCGAAGGATGATCAGGCGGCCAATGAACTGTTTCGTACCATTGCTAATCTGCAACAGTTGAAACCATCGTTTGTTTCGGTCACGTACGGTGCAGGTGGCTCCACTCGGGAACGCACGCACGATCTGGTGGTGCGGATCATACGGGAAACCCACCTGACAGCGGTCTCTCACCTGACGAGTGTGTGCCACACTTTGGACGAAATCGGCCAGATTCTCGACCGTTACGCTGCCGAAGGGGTGCACAATATTCTGGCACTGCGTGGCGATCCACCTCGCAACATGCCCCACTACAAACGCAGTGATGATGCCTTTCAATACGCATCGGAGCTGGTCAGCTTCATTCGCAATCGTACCACGGTGCCCGGCCCACGTGGCTTTGGCATTGGTGTGGCAGGATTTCCGGAAGGCCATCCTGAAATGCCCAACCGCTTAAAGGAAATTGATTTCCTGAAAGCCAAAATCGATGCGGGGGCAGATTACATCTGCACGCAGCTATTTTTTGATAACCGAGACTTTCTGGATTTCCGCGAACGGTGCGAGCTGGCTGGCATCAAAGTGCCAATTATTGCCGGAATTATGCCTGTTGCCACGCGAGCTGGTTTGACAAGAATGGCGGAACTGGCCCTGGGTGCACGCATTCCCGCCAAGTTGCTGAAAGCGATCAGTCGCTGTGCCGATGATGAATCGGTTGCCCAGGTGGGGATTCACTGGGCCACCGAGCAATGCCGCGACCTGCTGGACAATCAGGTGCGTGGCATCCACTTCTACACGCTCAACAAGTCCGACGCCAGCATCCAGATCTACCACCACCTCGGCGTCAGCGACTCCCAGGCCCTCCGGGGGTAGTATTAAACAAGCTGTTTGTGAATCGAGTATAATGATTACTAACAGCTTGCTACAAGTAAAATGGTATCGATGATGATAAGATTGCGTAAGAGGGAGTATTTCCTTTAATGGAGCTAGATGATGGATTTGATGCGGATAATCCTTTTCACTCTGTTGCATTAATATTTGCTGGATTTTCATGCTCAAAGTGTGGTGCGTACACAACAGGCGAGTCACATGAACTTGGTGCTCAAACACCATACCGTATTATGGCGGAATCTGTGGAAAAATCTGGTTGGCTTGTATTGACTCGTGACGAAGTGAACTACGACTATGAGGTAATTTGTCCCGATTGCAGAAAATAGTGGATCATTGATTTATACAGAAATGAACGAGAGATTTGATGGAGTCGTTGCCTTACTACAGCGGTCATGTTAGAAATGGGGTTATCATTCTGGATGATAATATCCCCCTGGTTGACGGACAGGCCGTGCGTATTGAACTATTACCAGAAAAACCAGCTTCGGAAAATAATCAAAACCGTGCAGCCCAATTGAAATTGATTTTCGATCAATGGGATCAAGAAGACGAATTCCTTTCGGATGAACAAGCTGAGTTATTGCAACAAGCATTACAAGAAACCAGAGGTGTGTACATGACCGGATGAGACAGCAGGGATTTTCCGAAGTCCAGATTCTGCAATCATTTCCCAAATTGCGAGCAGTAGATCTGGTGCAACCATGGGCGTATGCAAGCAATCATCGGAATGAGATCGAAAAAGCAATTGTTGAAAATGAAGAGGAAAATTCGATCTGCCAGATATAAGTTTGTGGATCAGCTTTGAGGAAGTAACTTTGCAAGTTTATATTCCAATGAAAACTTTCTGATTCCAGTTGTGCAATACCTTCGCGTACTTGGACATGATGTAATAACCATACAGGAAACTGGGCGTGCCAGCGAAGCAGTTTCGTACTCTGAAATCCTCCAGTTTGCCATTGAAACAGAACGGGCAGTATTGACTCTCAATCGAAAAGACTTCATTTACTTGCACAATAAAGATTCTGCTCATTTTGGAATCATCGTATGCACCGTAGACAGTGACTTTGAAGGGCAAGCGAAACGTATTGACACGGCAATTCAATCGACAGGAGATCTGCGTGGTCAATTGCTGCGGGTGAACAGACCGAGCAATTAACAAATACGGATGCAATATGTGCTGATCAGAAGTGGATAATCGCGTGAAAATCGAAATTACCAGTCACTATGGACTTACCGATATATTGTCCTCTGCTCCCGCTTCCTGGGATTTGATCTTGATTTGTTCTCCAGGTGGAATCAATCCACCGGAAGAATTTACTTCCAGTGCCTGGGATAATCATTATTGGGTCTCCTGCGATGTTTGGTTGTCAGAACCCCTGATACCGCAGAAAGACCCATCTTTGTACACCCCAATTTGCTAAATCAGTTACCCAACCCTCCCGAATGACCGGTTGCACTCGTTCCAACTGGCGAGGTCAACCACTGGAAACTGTCGAGATTGTGTTTGAACTGATTGGCAATACCAGAACAGAATCGGGGCTGGAAGTACACGCATGGCTGGACGAAACAGGCTATCAAACTGGTAGAAAGGTGAGTGATCAAGAATTGTCAACCTGCCGGATCAAGCGGAACAAGTTTCATGGTGAATGGAATTATGAGATTCACCCGAATCTTGAAT
It encodes:
- a CDS encoding rhodanese-like domain-containing protein; protein product: MDVVTISPQELAAKKNAGQNVEVIDVRTPVEFREMHCTFARNVPLSDLDPKAIVAERNGNADQPLYLICRSGSRGKQACEKFLAAGLTNVVNVEGGTMAWAECGLPVNRGKKAISLERQVRIAAGALVLIGAVLGYLVSPYFIGLSAFVGAGLMFAGITDTCGMGMMLARMPWNKVAGKAGPTCSTK
- a CDS encoding metalloregulator ArsR/SmtB family transcription factor, with amino-acid sequence MIDLEKLANAAECLKILAHPHRLRIVELLLANRLTVGELAEHCEIPNNIASGHLRLMQRCSLLAPERDGRNVYYKITEPCLEKLFGCIRERFAPTEQ
- a CDS encoding WD40 repeat domain-containing protein — its product is MITLKRCYAPLWAISALFCAALSPALQAEEPKTLKLGGIPQYTLTNYQVALSRDGKQLAYRTGVNTISIFDPVTGKLNREVTIDQKEIGESLSFTADGKELVFTSMQKVNRFDATTGKLLLSTGGKEFYNIHRFVWNDDATSIMSYDDNFHFGRVPKQFFWNSKGEIANEETIQHTGVRFQAISGDGKVAVIGSGNHRKEKDTDLPLEEYVAIWNVATRKERARIHLGKGVAPSFLALNRTGRYLVTYTNSPDQLELWDTRFARRIAALGKTPPSIFRCTFSPDDSKFAIQSGQGYIGVFETETGKKVMDYQFGGLTWGLFGNAAAGVGFLANGEILACYGSQNRVFIRNISQKEAPPEQKVVGHTAKIIYTHWSEDGKTLLTVGSDKQVLRWDTATGKLLETVVVEEPQPASWWQGPVTISPDGKFLVVRSVSLAKLYDLEAKKEVATLAFNTRQFYPHWKGFFFSEDGKKVFGMGEAQENRTDFKIVIYGGAVCWNTADGSHVSEFIDMSGGDWQKAFNTQFGKEKLMVNKSAEQLPAIEIGQTIRDPWASSTNIGAQSMGNKITLVKKATKEPIFSTTQNITGEGVSISPDGKRIALPMADFSVVLLDLPTGK
- a CDS encoding GDSL-type esterase/lipase family protein, whose amino-acid sequence is MKNSLRMWCVFAVVAGTCVVPASTWAQSKATVTPRERKDKFAADRHQKFVKIAQAGGVDVLFLGDSITQGWEGNGKEQWAKHFAPLKAANFGIGGDRTEDIIWRITEGKELEGITPKVCVLMIGTNNSGANTPEDIAAGVTKIVELLRSKKPEMKVLLLGVFPRSGVNAKTLKMADRVAADELNKKIPAINEIIKKLDDGKMVKYLDINKKFLNADGALLKSVMPDFLHLSKDGYAIWAEAIVSEVNAMLK
- a CDS encoding purine-nucleoside phosphorylase, with product MLYDQIQEAVAKIQATWTGTPTIGIILGTGLGGLIKEIDVQASLHYSEIPHFPQSTVQSHKGQLSFGTLGGKTVVAMEGRFHFYEGYTMQQITFPVRVMKALGCTTLIVSNACGGMNPQYEKGDIMVIEDHINLMGDNPLIGPNDERLGERFPDMCHVYDPVLLRVARTVAMEEQIRLQQGVYVAVSGPNLETRAEYRFLRTIGADVVGMSTVPEAIVAVHGKMKVLGFSAITDMCLPDALEPVSLPEILATAATAEKSLRKLVGKVVAKI
- the metF gene encoding methylenetetrahydrofolate reductase [NAD(P)H], giving the protein MHIQDIFERDSTTFSFEFFPPKDDQAANELFRTIANLQQLKPSFVSVTYGAGGSTRERTHDLVVRIIRETHLTAVSHLTSVCHTLDEIGQILDRYAAEGVHNILALRGDPPRNMPHYKRSDDAFQYASELVSFIRNRTTVPGPRGFGIGVAGFPEGHPEMPNRLKEIDFLKAKIDAGADYICTQLFFDNRDFLDFRERCELAGIKVPIIAGIMPVATRAGLTRMAELALGARIPAKLLKAISRCADDESVAQVGIHWATEQCRDLLDNQVRGIHFYTLNKSDASIQIYHHLGVSDSQALRG